A region of the Mytilus galloprovincialis chromosome 1, xbMytGall1.hap1.1, whole genome shotgun sequence genome:
ATAGGTCTACGATTCACATTTTGAGTCGAAATTTTTGTCAATTTGAATAAGGTAATACTCATGTAAATCTTATCATCtctaacatttcaaaattaatgtttaataaaaacaaattacattGCCATGTACAACGTTTCTTacctaaacaaattaaaaaaaaatatacttgacctatatCCATTGTTCTTCATTGTATCGATACACCAAGTGGACCATGTATCTGAAGCGTTTTACCTCATTTGACGATCAAATCCAATATTTCAGCTAACATATGATGAGTCGAGGATTATGATGCATGAAGATCCAATTAGGTTCAAGAATCTAGTACAGGAAaggtaaatttaaaacaatatagaGGACACTACTGTACAAACAAACAATTCCAGAAATTCATGAAATTGCTATCTCCGTTTACCATTCTTATACTCCATCTAGCGAAATATAGTTTAAATGAAAGCCTTGCTAAAGAAAAGTATATAAGATCTTAAAAATTAGAATGGGGAATATATTATCCAtattaactttaacaaaaatattcattattaaaCCTAAAATACATTGGTTATTTCGTAAAGAGTTCTCTAAGAAGATACCATATTTATAATAGTGGACGCCACATGCGCATTTCGTTTACAAAAGgttcatcaaataaaaaataagaaatggCCAGAAATAGTACGAAGTTGAAATTCATGAATTACACAATGACATTGATATCATACATATAGTATCGAAAACAtgattgaatattttgtcttaacAGACATGTTTTGAGCATTTTAATACAATATGACAATAAATTGTAATCGTTGTtggcattttgtttttttagccTCAGAAGACAAGTCACAGCAATCAATAAGCTGTCTGACCTTGGACTGTATTTTTGGGACTATGGAAATGCTTTTCTTTTGGAAGCTTCAAGAGCGGGTAAATACTGACAATTGTTTTTCAAACTTACTTTATGTGTAATCACACCAAATCACAGTACGTCacatggtcttgatgtatagattcttcgtactgatgttgtttatcatcttaacaacgtgttttatagttctttcatttgtctttgttctattattaatattacttttactgttgaatggtttcatgtgatatccgtttcacgtggctcggtacttatacatctcgtcaatgtgtttgtattggctttcatttttttgtggtttgttttgtatttgcgactttttgtatttcttttgttcttataacgtgactctgtactttgaaatatcccgtcagtatgatattgttctattatatgtcattatgatatatttctattatgaattacaatatacgttgaacctcaaacgtcaaaatcattcaatcgcgtagtggaattaactatttttggattcttataaattctatatataacttttggactagtttaaatctcggtctatttcttaaatttattcttacatacttttgattttttaaccctgtatgctaacattcccatgaaaattttaaaattgtttgtacgtacattgaacgacaaatttatgtgacgtataaaattttctgacgtcagatactcaaatcaataaatgtgttcgtagatagtagatgtttttgtgttctgttaaattgttccttttaaaattgttaaacgatgatgactgatgtacccatattttgactattatatttattgtgtctgtttatttacggcatcaatgtaaaaatatcggaaattgatgagactgtcattaaagtgagagggttagcgctatagaaccaggtttaatccaccattttctacatttgaaaatgcctgtaccaagtcaggaatatgacagtttttgtccattcgtttttgatgtgttttgttatttgattttgccatgttattatggactttccaaattgatcttcctctaagttcagtatttttgtgattttactttttgcatacgATCAATGTCCGAAAACAGATACTCccttaaatttgacagttgtaggtactTAATTCCACAgttcattgcagtaaaaaaaaaaactgggtCATAAAAATATATCTTAGTTGTTTAAAAGCacaatattttttactttttttaatttggtgtttctttttttctgaatattttggaaacttgaggttacttaattactaaagcttgtacacaggtaaAAAAGAggtgaacatttgattggttaacttccagtgatggttattttcttatatgcaatgaaatgttatgcaaAACTTTTTCAGTAGTACTGGACACGAGAAAACTTTACCCCTTCGAAATATATCTTTATTCGAAACAAAGATAAATCCTGCAaatttgaaaagtgcaaatttaaagaaattattaaagaTAAATACAATGGTATGCGTGTAGCTTTCATATTGAGAACTTCAGTAATCTGGAGGTCTCCAAAATCAGTTACATATCCAAATTCATAATATGCGGGTCATTTCTGCCTGCGTTTAAATGTCGATTGAGTTACTATTCCAGAAAGCCTTATTTACACTAAGTCGCTGATTTTACaccgaaaaattaagaaaacagtTAGCGGAAATCTAAAGAATGAGTcggagaaaaaaattataaaagacaGACAAAAAACCGGTCAAACTGAAATTGCAGTCACCAAATACCATGACAAAATTATAGGTGAACTCATGTACTTCGTAAGGAAAATCATTTGTAGCTCCAATAATGGCTTCCATCAAATTGTTACTCTCTACTGtgtcatttaacaaaaaaaggaGTTACTAAAGAACTGTGAAAACCACAAACTGAATCTGTTGTTGATCATCTATGACATTGAAATTCTGCAGAGCTCAACCAAAAATTATGTCTACATTATGTCTATCACTATATTTTTAGGAGCTGACGTAGGCAGAGATGAAAGTGCAACCGGGACCTTGTTCCGCTATCCATCATATGTACAGGATATTATGGGAGATATATTTTCTTTGGGATTTGGTCCGTTTAGGTAGTATTCACCGAATAAAGTAATGTGTTTATCACATCAATATTCTCAGACCAATTACTAAACTATCATCATATTGACCTATAattcttaattaatttttttccagacgtatcttattttcttatttcagtACATCTATAACACTTTTAATACTATAATACTCCAAGCCATGAATAtataatatgacagttgttttcattcGATTGGTGTGTTTGAGGTTATGGTGACTAGTatacgatttgaattttccttggagttctgtatctttattataattttaattttttttaagttttagattaaaaaaaaccaattgtttaAGGATAACTCTACATTTATAACCATCATCTATTATATATAGATTCTTTGGCAAATTACTTTACCAAGTCCAAAATATGGAAGTTAATGTATTCACTTGCTCCGTTAATAGAtatattttgttagtttttatggactttccttttcttaatttctccttgtggtcataaaactttcgagcacgatttttgtactcagactcgagaatcaaccaatcaaaatgctggatttcatgtttcgagcatgatttttgtgctccgagcactgagcaaagttttatgacttcaactcCTGATGTTTAGTATTCTTGTATACTTTGTTAGCATTGTGATTATCCTATTGTGATATTGATATGAAACGTCATGTGCAACCTACTTTTTTGACGTATAAAAATGATTAGCTTTAATGGTTCACAATAGCTTTGGCTAAATACTTACATTTTAACTTCTAAGACCCTTATTGGAATATATCAATAGTTCTCTAATGAATTATGCGATAATTCGGATTAAAATTTGAAAGGATTTTCATTTGATCACCATATTAAGTttctgtttcagcttgtgtaGGATTGTCTTAAAAAGCATTTCAAGCATCTAAATAAAAAACCACATTAGCAATATCCTTTTACCTCAGACATACAATTTATTCGTAGATCTTTATAGAAGAGAGGACATTTAACTCATAAGTCGagaataaactaataaataacGCCATcgctaaaattaaaataaaaatcaacaaatagtacaataaacacaacatagaaaactaatgactaaACAACACAAGTCCCACCAAAAACGTGGGTGATCCAAGGTGCACAGGAAAGGTAAgcggatcctgctccacatgtggcacccgtcgggACCATATATTTTGAAGGCTGTAAAGttttaattataaacaaaaatgtcaaatgaAAGAAACACCCCAAAAATTATTGCAGCatcatataaaatagaaaatgttatAATTCTTTATCTCTGATAAATTATATTGTTTTGATAATGAGaatcaaataaaattttgccTGATACTCTATAGATCCCTATACTGTTGTGGTACTTCTTGAAATATTTGTTCTATATACAGATGGGTGTGTACATCAGGATGTTCCAGTGACTTGGACACAACGGATGAAATTTCAGCCAATGTGTTGGaggacataataaatgaaggagGTAAAAATGCGCTTTGATATGGGAATATATTTATTCTTGACCAAAAGAAGGGTCGTTGTTTTGTCTATAAATTGTTAAACATCAAAAGGTTTTATCGGTTTGTTAATTGAATATTGTTCCTGATTGGATCATTAAAAGTTAAACAAGACAACGCTTTTTATGCAATAAAAACAATCttgattttaaatagaaaagcaCTATTAAGTAAATTGAGtgatgaatgaaaaattatattttcttaaCGACTTACAAAACATAAATTGATTAAAAGTGTATACGCCAAAAGGCACGTTTTGTCTACTACAGACTCATTGGCTGAtacaaaaagtattaaaaaaatgacaaaataaagtacgaagttgaagagcattattcatgttatttgcaTAATATAATGAGGTCAGTAACAAATTCTATTCTTGAATTGATTTTTTCCAAAGATATTTATAAAGTGTACGTAACAGAAGAGgaatgccacttttaactaatcCTTATAATTAGTCTGTAGAAATTGTTTTTCTCatgtaaagttttatattttcaaaagataTTTCATTGGAAACCGTCATTATGGTGAAAATATGTGTCTACTAATATTCTACTAATATTCCAGTTCCAGAAACTATAAAACAACAGTATAATGATAACATAAGATGGATACGTGAAGCTAAAACTAATAAATTAGTTGTTGGATCACAGGCTCGAATATTGTATTCAGATCAAGTTGGCAGAACAAAAATAgctacggctttcaacaatgctGTCAAAGACGGTAAACTAAAGGTGAGAAGTTTTTCATTTTCAGCGTTATAGAACTTGAAGATTAAAAGAAGATGCTTACCGATGTCGAAGCAGTCGGTCTTGCTTCGTTTGGAATTCCAGTGATTGCTACATGTTATTTtccataattttgaataattaaagtGAATGTATTGGCTTTGAACTATTGCGTCTTATTTTTcactcatatatattttttttaaatttctttactGCATTTATAATCTCAGTTGCAAGGAATAGTTTTGTCAACTACATGATTTTGCGTTTATGTTTGTATAAAACGATGTTTGATCATTTTGTTAAAAgcaaaaacttttttatttcaaaatgttatacTACTTTCAGGGTCCGGTTGTTATTAGCAGAGATCACCATGATGTCAGTGGCACAGATAGTCCATTCAGAGAAACGTCCAATATATATGACGGTTCAGCATTTTGTGCAGGTTAAATTCAGACACACTTATTTTAATTTGTCTATATCTTGTCTATAGCTATTCATCTGATATCTACGTTTCATGCTTTAAAATTGCATATCAATGACACTGCTGCATCTTGAATGAAAGTCTGTATCATAGTTCCTGGTCCGATTGtgtaaaatatattgaattatcatattttgaaaatttaatcatTCTGTTAATTTGGAAAACTTTTTAACTTAATGATTGCTTCTCACTTCTGCAAAGCATCGATTATGTGTTCTTTTTTTGTTGTGTGCTTGTTAAGTGTTAAGAGAATAAGTGAAAAGACATTAATTTTCGAAATGCATATCTGGTGAAGTATAATGGATACCCTTATTGCTGTTTCTAGTATAAATACTTTAACAATTCTAATTTCGTGAAGTTTGTTTTAACACTAATCAGTTGATTCTGAGCatatattcttgtctttcagtTTTGCTAATGTGTTTTATCTATATGCCttcttgtgtttctttgttacatttttttaatatgattaagattaaaacacaatgttaAATTGACTGCTGcatccctattttgacatttttacctattatgtctgtttgttttgttcacgcatattcgttatcaatataatggatttttgtatgcgactgtcatgcaagtgaggggtttaggtagctataaaacaaggttcatccaccattttattcataataaaatgcctgtgccaagtctggaataagacagttgttatccattcgtgtgaTGAGTTAGAACGTTTGTGTTTGCAATTTGACTACGGACTTTCGTTTTAaatattcctcggagtttggtatttttgtataTCAAATAATCTTAGCAACCTTAGGAGATATGAATTACAATCGAGATGATTGGAAATCGAAAATGATAATTCAATTAAGAATAGATAAATCCACGAAAAAATTCGCACCAACTTAGATGTGAACAGTCAATTACAAtagtaacttttttttaaaccacTAATGCAGAGCTATGAAAGGCATTCTTGATTTAATATTTGCAACTCTATTCACTCAAAGTAACGAAGCACTTTtgagaaaaataatttttattctaCAGATATGGCGGTACAGAATGTTATAGGTGATGCATGCCGAGGGGCCACATGGGTGGCCTTACACAATGGTGGTGGATGTGGATGGTAATATGTATATCAAATATGAAAGTTCGATGAAATAGATTAAAACATGAAGAATGAAATATAATAagaatattgattaaaaaaatcagaattcaAAGAATATCATTGCAGATAcatattgaaaagaaaatgaatcatcggaaaatgaaatataaatgtcTTTTCTACAGCTCAAAATGATAGCAATcaatcatgttttaaaagtcaaTCAAATAAGATGCTTTATATGAAAAAGGCATTAATATACTGCTTTATAGGAAGAATGAAAATAGGATAACACTATCCGTTTTggtactgacatgaattatcattattatggtcatatttataaattaactgtttactaaACTTTTGAATCTTGAAATACtgaggattttctacctcaggcatagattaccttagctgtatttggcaaaaccttttaggagttttggtcctcaatgctcttcaactttgtacttaatttggcttttttacgttttttggattcgagcgtcactgatgagtcttttgtagacgaaacgcgccgaAATTGGAATAAaggatacagatacagataagtTTGCCTCGTATCtaaacttacatctagaaatagaCAATCAGGGTCGGTTGTCGGAACAAAACTTTAccacaaaaaagatgatttcagcttccaatgTTACACTGACTTTCCgtatctatgtagcaacattccagcagcgccttcATATTGAGAAAATATCTCAAAACTGATAAGATATCTAAAGGCTTGCATTTCCTGCTCACAAGGAAATCTTTTAAACCAGGAGTTTCTTTGGTAAAGTTGAAATTACCCCTTGGAAAATGTTATCGACGCCATCACGATTAGGTTGACCGTTTTTGAATATCTCGGTTTCTATGTTTCAATTTTCCTAATCATATTCCCATTTTCATTTCGTCGAATGTGAACTAACGAATAAGACTTATCACTGGGATTATTACATGAGCGACACAAGTGACACATATGCAGCACGATTTTCTTTATTACACCTCCGAGGCAGCGGAGAGGTGAGGTTTGTTTTGTTGAGTCTaaagatttctatgttgtgtttgtttttgtttgtcttttgccATTGGTTGTCAGTTAGTTAGTTTAAATTACCCTTAGGCATTTTTCGCCTCTTTTTCAAATCTCATTTGACTATTTTGCTAGTTTTGATTTGTCCTCAGTTATACATTCAGGTCGGATTCTTCAAATGGTGTCATCCAGATTctacaggattttttttaaatacctaaTACCTTATTATTTTCAGGGGTGAAGTTATAAATGGAGGATTTGGTTTAGTGCTTGATGGATCACAGGTAAAATTGTCTACAATCAAATTATATCTCATTTCATAGAATGATACTTGTTTTGCAAGGATTGAAAATCCTAGAATACAACTGCATTGTTGGAACTAGAGACACTTTGAAACAGATATTATGATTACAAACTGTAGTCCCATTAACTCCAACTATATAATTTCGTTGTAAATAGTGTGAacttatatcatttttttttatagatcaaAATGACTTTCAAATTAATATGGAATATTTGCTTTTGCTGCAGGTTACCTTTTTCTAGCAGTATTTATGTGGTGGTTTGAAATAATCACATGACAAATTCATATATatagtaaaattgaaaacaaaactataataatttgtgaaattctaaaatatttttctcactGATTTAGTGGGAGTGTAATGATACAAATGCAAAAAGACAAACACATTATTCAAGGAATGAATAGACCGTCAAACAAACATACACTTACATTCTCAACAATGACCTTTAGTTGTTTACATGGAGTTCTTTTGGACAGGTGGATAGTcatgtcattggcaatcatgcttcatgtttcttatttttatacacagAACAGCTGCAAGGGAGTTAATTCTGTGTAACAATCAATCTTCTGAGAGAATGTTTAAACTTTAAACAACGGttgaatattaaatttatttcaggATGCTGGTGACAGAGCACAAAAAATGTTGGCATGGGATGTATCCAATGGGgtaattcatttcattttttatatgaactGCTAAAAAAAGCAAGACAAGCACCTGTTtgagatttacaaaaaaatatacatggcAAAATTATTCATTACAACTGTTTTATGTACAACATTAATTCCTAATGTGATTTAGCAGATAGGACATGGTTCAAATatcattgtaaataaaggcaaccgaagtataaaatcaaatttagtacTTTCTTACATGTGTGTCAAGAGATAAATAACTTACTTATGTATGTGTGTGACCTCTGAGATTTCAATAGCGCCTTCTAATTTTAGAAATAACTTAATTCTCCTAAACTTTTCCTGACATAAGCATACAAACTTTTCTCTTACTCCAATATAGTGTTCCATGCACATTAAAAAAATAAGGCATTATCTAAGAATATGCCTTCTTTGACTAATTTGtcaaatttaaatgacatatgATCCAAAAGAAACAATTATCACAATAAATACTGAAAGGCAAATAACCAACCATGagaaaaaattaattataaagcCATATAATCTATAAAAATTCACCATTTCAGGTTGCTAGAAGATGTTGGTCTGGTAACAATAATGCAGAAGAGACAATCTGTAGAACCATGGATCAAAACAAATCACTGAAAGTTACATTACCTTATCATGTTCAGGACTTGGATCTATTAGACAGGGCATTACAGGAGTAAATGAGCAAATCAGACAGAGCTTTACAGGAATAAATTCCCTGACCAAGATATAGATTGGAACACATTTCTCCCTCTGATGGAATCAATTCCACTTTTACTTAAATCTTTCAGATGTTAATGAGaaaattcatatattaaataTTGACTGGGTGCAAGTTGGCAATGGATTTTAGGGTGATGGCTAATATATAAATGAATGTCAAAAAACTtctacatatttgatttaataaataCATGAAGTACAGACTGTTTTAATGGTATCTGTACATGCATTTAAATACATTATGTTTATtatatgtacaatttttttttcaattgagcaTCATTTTCATCCATGGATTTCAAGTAAATGAATATGTTTGTCCTCCTGATGGAAAGATCTACAGTCTGATGCACCCAAGGTTTGGGATCAATGTATTTTGATAATGTTAGACCATTTCCAACAGTTGTTATGGTCAATTTTCACATACACTTATATTCTGAGAGTGGAATTCATATCTGATATGACTGTATTAAATTCTGTATATTGAGTAAGGTTCATCTACTTGGCTGTCCTTGTGGTGCTGTTTTCCTGAAGTTATTAAAATGTTCTAGATACTGGTTAACTGTGTCAGATGGGGAGTATACAggatctgttttatttttaatgtacatGGGTGGATTGTCTGCTACATTTCCCACAATGCTTTGTGCCATTTCTTTGATGAGATTCCAACAATCACTAGCTACTACACATGGACAGTATTCTACCTGTAATATATGACTTAAAATTTAATCATCATCTACATCTATCGTGGGAGATAATAATTGATTTATGATCAGCAATGTTTCATTAAActcataaaaaataaagtttttttcttgAAAGAAGCCCATATGACTTCTCTTTTTCACTTTTCTTAGTAACAAAGGACAGTAGTTCTTGGAAAATATTCTTTTCAGAAGAAAACTTTAAAACAGTGGATAAGTTCTCTCAAGTTTTCTTCACTTCATAAGCATACTGCATGATATTTTGCATTGATAaaaaattggtttttgttttgatgAAAAGTAACATAAAAAGCGTGCAACTTAACATTCATGTTTTGTTAGAATTAAAAATTGTTCCTATGTTTCATTCAGTTCTCATATAAATATGGTAAATTGTTGGCAAATGTATTGACAAAACTGCCAAGCACGAAAGAATGaataatttataacaatgaaTGTACTgcttgttggcatgacacaggttatgttcttctcatatatgttatgatggtataatactaaacccctcacgggaaggattgtgcctgatatgcatatgatgaagacatagtcttttaatcagtttaattaaagtctggagctggaatgtcagttaactgctagtagtctaatgctatttatgtattattgtcattttgtttattttctttggtaacatcttctgacatcagacttggacttctcttgaactgaattttaatgtgcgtattgttatgtgtttactctTCTGCatcggctagaggtatagggggagggttaagatctcataaacatgtttaaccctgccgcatttttgtgcctgtcccaagtcagaagcctctggcctttgttagtcttgtattatttttaatttagtttcttgtgtacaattttgagtttagtatggcgttcattttcactgaactagtatatatatttgtttaggggccagctgaaggatgcctcagggtgcgggaatttctcgctgcattgaagacctgttggtgaccttctgctgttgtcttctctatggtcgggttgttgtctctttgacacattccccatttcaattctcaattttatttgctattGGAAAATCCCCAAATCACTCTGATAACTCTTACAATTCCTATTGAAATGGAAAGTTGTAAtgcaccttcttttttatatcctcTATCTTGATAGTATATTATTCCATTTGCCTAGTATTTCATCAGTTAAGGCTGAAACATTTTTTAGTTTTCATAAACTTTCTAGCTTTTCATAAGTTcaccataaaaaaattaaaatttatatcgATTCTCAATGAGCAAAACAATACTGTTTAGACAGCCCTAACATGAAGACAGGGGAACATCAAAATCttggtcaaaactctaattttgcatatacatgtaatgatgtatttTATAAAAGTTCACATCATAATCAatatttatgccccacctacgatagtagaggggcattatgttttctggtctgtggttcgttcgttcgttcattcattcgtccgtctgtccgttcgttcgtcccgcttcaggttaaagtttttggtcaaggtagtttttgatgaaattgaagtccaatcagcttgaaacttagtacacatgttccctatagtataatctttctaattttaatgccaaattagatatttacccaatttcaaagtccataaaacatggaaaatgatagtgcgagtggggcatccgtgtactttggacacattcttgttttactcTCTTTCAAGTtgatatgataaaaaaattgtggtaaataaactcatcacagataccaagattaaaattaaaatttgaaggCCAGATGTgctttttgtctacaaaagactcatcaggtatgctttaatatttaaaaaagacttaataaaattgaCCTTTAACATTCCAATGCAAAATTTATATAGTTTGCACTTCAAATAAACCTACCAAGAGCAATAAAAATATGcgtacatgtatgatataaagGTTTACCTCTACTAAAATTCCCTTGAAGTTTGATGCAAGAGACACAGATCCAATTTTGATGACGAAATCCCATAACTCATATCTCTGCCCTCTGCTTTCAATCCTAAAACCTTTTCTCTGTTGGTAGAAACTCTCTCTTCCTGTCTTGGCAGCTGTTAACTTTGACATTAGTACATCAAACAATAAATCTGACACAAGAATTGTCCCAGTGTCCAGTGCAGCAAAACATGAGGCAGGGTGCTCACTGTTGTGTAAAATATGAATTAGTCTTTGTGAAACTGAAAGAGAAGAACATATgattataaatgtacatgtataatagaaAAGAAGCTCATATTCAGAGTTTGTATCTGGATCAATCAGACAATACCATTAATAAATATAATCACAAGTGGCTGATTTATCAAGTTAATGAACTGGTGACATCTACCATGTACACATTCTCTGTGTCATATCCCATTAAAGTTTAACTGTTTGAACCTTATTGGTAGATTATAAGCATGAGCACTCTAGATTCCGCTGACTGCTACGGTGTAATAAGATTTTTTATTGTGTTCTATCAATGaaaacaagtatatattttttagttgAGAACAATGACACCTACATTGTAAATTGCTTGAGATTGAGAAATATGAAACCTATTTAAAAAAGGTAACTCCAGGTAATCCAAAGGGTACCATACGCAAATTCTGCTAACCTAGTAGTACAAGTAGTACACATCATGATGTTGCTGGTAATATTTGAAGATGAGTAATAAATGAGGAAAAGGAGGAGAGAGTTgttgcaacaacaaaaacaccATATTCTGTGGTCTTCTTTGATAGATATGTCAACCATGCTATAATAAGATCCCCTTACATAAATAATGATTCAAGGAACAATCACTTTTTTGTACAATGTATAACTTACTATTCTGTGAATTTGACTGGTAAGTTTCACAATCAACACAAAAGTTTCCAGATCTTGTAGCTCCTAGTAATTCTACATTTTTCTGTAACATATCAACTGCTTGTTGTCCACTCTTACCCTCAGGCACAGCATAGCTAAAAATACTACAAAGACAAAATTAGAACAAAGTTAAATATGATTATCAAAAAGGGATATCAAAGGAAACTGAAAGATGTAGGACAGAGACAGCCAAAATTTGGCCCTTAATTTTAAACAATGGCATATATTATACATTGTAACCCAATAACCAATACTTGCAATCTTAAAtgtgcaaaattaaaaaaataacacattaactagatattttcaaaagtttggaa
Encoded here:
- the LOC143067499 gene encoding mediator of RNA polymerase II transcription subunit 20-like, with protein sequence MGVVCIFSYAVPEGKSGQQAVDMLQKNVELLGATRSGNFCVDCETYQSNSQNISQRLIHILHNSEHPASCFAALDTGTILVSDLLFDVLMSKLTAAKTGRESFYQQRKGFRIESRGQRYELWDFVIKIGSVSLASNFKGILVEVEYCPCVVASDCWNLIKEMAQSIVGNVADNPPMYIKNKTDPVYSPSDTVNQYLEHFNNFRKTAPQGQPSR